One Hyphomicrobium sp. CS1GBMeth3 DNA window includes the following coding sequences:
- a CDS encoding FAD-dependent oxidoreductase codes for MSDLTTSAKIVIIGGGIVGCSTAYHLAKMGLTDVILLERGALTSGSTWHAAGLVGQLRSSANITQLLGYSVALYDRLEAETGLATGWKRNGGLRLACNAERWTEVKRQATTAKSFGLDMHLLSPKEAQELWPLMQVDDVVGAAFLPTDGQASPSDITMSLTKGARQGGVTIQENVTVTGIETEDGRVQAVVTDKGRVACEKLVICAGQWSRQIGKLAGINIPLVSMQHQYLITEKIEGVTSSLPTLRDPDRLTYWKEEVGGLVMGGYEPNPMPWAETKASEPFAFQLLENDLEHFEPLLELAAGRVPAMETTGIRQFINGPESFTPDGNFILGEAPEARNIFVGAGFNAFGIAAGGGAGMALAEWVAKGEPPYDLWPVDIRRFGRNHLDTNWVRTRTMEAYAKHYTMAWPHEEHHSGRPLRRSPLYDRLTAQGAVFGEKLGWERPNWFAEATAGEEPHDVYSFGRQNWFGAVGREHQAARERVAVFDQTSFAKFQLLGRDAEQALSWIAANDVAKAPGHLIYTQMLNGKGGIECDLTVGRLADDAYYIVTGTGFATHDFDWIRRSIPAGLDARLVDVTSAYGVLSVMGPRSRDVLQALTSEDLSNTGFPFSRIRQITLAGAPLLALRVTYVGELGWELHIPVEFMASVYDAIMAEGAKHGIANAGYRAIESLRLEKGYRAWGSEISPDHSPLVAGLGWAVKLKSNTPFQGRDALEMQSAKPLPRRLACFTADPAVVLLGRETIYRNGERVGWLASGGFGHTVGRSIGYGYVRRSGEGVDDAFVLSGSYELEVATERVPATVTLDALYDPANTRIRS; via the coding sequence ATGAGCGACCTCACGACCTCGGCCAAGATTGTCATTATTGGCGGAGGCATCGTCGGATGCTCAACCGCGTACCATCTGGCCAAGATGGGACTCACAGACGTGATCCTGCTTGAGCGCGGCGCGCTCACCTCCGGCTCGACGTGGCACGCGGCGGGCCTCGTTGGCCAACTGCGATCGAGCGCCAACATCACGCAACTGCTCGGCTACTCCGTCGCGCTTTACGACCGACTTGAAGCGGAGACCGGGCTTGCGACAGGCTGGAAGCGCAACGGCGGCTTGCGGCTTGCCTGCAACGCCGAGCGGTGGACCGAGGTCAAACGGCAGGCGACGACGGCCAAGTCGTTCGGGCTCGACATGCACCTCCTCTCGCCCAAGGAGGCGCAGGAGTTGTGGCCGCTGATGCAGGTCGACGATGTCGTCGGCGCGGCGTTCCTGCCGACGGACGGACAGGCCTCGCCATCGGACATCACGATGTCGCTCACCAAGGGCGCGCGCCAGGGTGGCGTCACGATCCAGGAGAACGTGACAGTCACCGGCATCGAGACCGAGGATGGGCGTGTGCAGGCGGTCGTGACCGATAAGGGGCGCGTCGCCTGCGAGAAGCTCGTCATCTGCGCCGGGCAGTGGTCGCGCCAGATCGGCAAGCTGGCCGGCATCAATATTCCGCTCGTCTCGATGCAGCATCAGTACCTGATCACGGAGAAGATCGAGGGGGTGACGTCGAGCCTGCCGACGCTGCGCGATCCGGACCGGCTCACATATTGGAAGGAGGAGGTCGGCGGGCTCGTCATGGGCGGCTACGAGCCGAACCCGATGCCGTGGGCGGAGACGAAGGCCAGCGAGCCGTTCGCGTTCCAGCTTCTCGAGAACGACCTCGAGCACTTCGAGCCGCTGCTCGAGCTTGCCGCGGGGCGCGTGCCGGCCATGGAGACGACAGGGATCCGCCAGTTCATCAACGGGCCGGAGAGCTTCACGCCCGACGGCAACTTCATCCTCGGCGAGGCGCCGGAGGCGCGAAACATCTTCGTCGGCGCTGGCTTCAACGCGTTCGGCATCGCAGCCGGCGGCGGCGCGGGTATGGCGCTCGCCGAGTGGGTAGCGAAAGGTGAGCCACCTTACGACCTCTGGCCGGTCGACATCCGCCGCTTCGGGCGCAACCACCTCGACACGAACTGGGTGCGCACGCGCACCATGGAAGCCTACGCCAAGCACTACACGATGGCATGGCCGCACGAGGAGCATCACTCGGGCCGTCCGCTTCGGCGCTCGCCTTTGTACGACCGGCTCACGGCGCAGGGCGCGGTGTTCGGTGAAAAGCTCGGATGGGAGCGCCCCAACTGGTTCGCGGAGGCAACGGCCGGCGAGGAGCCGCACGACGTCTACTCCTTCGGGCGCCAGAACTGGTTCGGTGCGGTCGGCCGCGAGCACCAAGCCGCGCGCGAGCGCGTCGCCGTATTCGATCAGACCTCATTCGCAAAGTTCCAGCTCCTGGGGCGAGACGCCGAGCAAGCGCTGTCTTGGATCGCGGCCAACGACGTTGCCAAGGCGCCCGGACATCTAATCTACACGCAGATGCTCAACGGCAAGGGCGGCATCGAGTGCGATCTGACCGTCGGCCGGCTCGCGGACGATGCCTACTACATCGTCACCGGTACGGGGTTTGCGACGCACGACTTCGACTGGATCCGCCGCTCCATCCCAGCGGGGCTGGACGCGCGACTTGTGGACGTGACCTCGGCCTATGGCGTGCTCTCGGTGATGGGCCCGCGCTCGCGCGACGTGCTGCAGGCGCTGACCAGCGAGGATCTTTCGAACACGGGCTTTCCGTTCTCGCGCATCCGGCAGATCACGCTCGCGGGTGCGCCGCTGCTGGCACTGCGCGTCACCTACGTCGGCGAGTTAGGCTGGGAGCTGCACATCCCTGTCGAGTTCATGGCCTCCGTCTACGACGCGATCATGGCTGAGGGCGCCAAGCACGGCATCGCCAACGCCGGCTACCGCGCGATCGAGTCGCTCAGGCTCGAGAAGGGTTACCGCGCCTGGGGCTCGGAGATCAGTCCCGATCATTCACCGCTCGTTGCCGGGCTCGGCTGGGCCGTCAAGCTCAAGTCGAACACGCCGTTCCAAGGCCGCGACGCGCTTGAGATGCAGTCCGCGAAGCCTTTGCCGCGCAGGCTCGCCTGCTTCACCGCCGATCCGGCCGTCGTTTTGCTCGGACGTGAGACGATTTATCGGAACGGCGAGCGTGTCGGATGGCTCGCGAGCGGCGGCTTCGGCCACACGGTGGGCCGCTCCATCGGTTACGGATACGTGCGCCGGTCGGGGGAGGGCGTCGACGACGCGTTCGTGCTATCCGGCAGCTACGAGCTCGAGGTGGCGACCGAACGCGTGCCGGCGACCGTCACGCTCGACGCACTTTACGATCCTGCCAATACTCGGATTCGCAGCTGA
- a CDS encoding phosphotransferase, protein MNADAQNDPLVERVASLNIWSGRVDPEPLLGGITNKNFLVHDQGRRYVVRTGGDIPVHGIVRSSELAATRAAHAAGISPAVIHAEPGLLVIDFIQGRTFSPEDVRDPGNLERLVSLIRRCHRDVALHLRGPAPMFWPFHVVRDYGHTLCDGGSRHVPTLADLLARAERLEAAVGPIDVVFGHNDLLAANILDDGRKLWLLDWEYAGFNSPLFDLGGLASNSEMPPDLAEALISSYFGRPVDDDLRRRAAAMTAASLLRETLWAMVSELHSTVDFDYAAYTAENLARFEAAYTSFKTMETQ, encoded by the coding sequence ATGAACGCCGATGCGCAGAACGACCCACTGGTTGAGCGGGTCGCCAGCCTCAACATCTGGTCTGGCCGCGTCGACCCTGAGCCGCTGCTCGGCGGCATCACGAACAAGAACTTTCTGGTGCACGACCAAGGCAGACGCTACGTCGTACGCACGGGCGGCGACATTCCGGTCCACGGCATCGTGCGCTCCAGCGAGCTTGCGGCTACGCGCGCCGCGCATGCGGCCGGGATCAGTCCGGCGGTGATTCACGCCGAGCCGGGCCTCCTCGTCATCGATTTCATCCAGGGACGGACTTTCTCACCGGAGGACGTGCGCGACCCCGGCAACCTTGAGCGCTTGGTTTCGCTCATCCGTCGCTGCCATCGCGACGTGGCGCTGCATCTACGCGGGCCAGCGCCGATGTTCTGGCCGTTCCATGTCGTCCGCGACTACGGCCATACGCTTTGCGACGGCGGAAGCCGCCATGTTCCAACGCTTGCGGATCTGCTAGCGCGCGCCGAGCGCCTCGAAGCGGCCGTGGGACCAATCGATGTCGTGTTCGGGCACAACGACCTGTTGGCCGCAAACATACTCGACGACGGCCGCAAGCTGTGGCTACTCGACTGGGAGTATGCCGGGTTCAATTCACCGCTGTTCGACCTCGGCGGACTGGCATCCAACAGCGAGATGCCGCCCGACCTTGCCGAGGCGCTGATCTCGTCCTACTTCGGCCGCCCGGTGGACGACGATCTTCGCCGGCGCGCCGCCGCCATGACGGCAGCCTCCCTCTTGCGCGAGACCCTGTGGGCCATGGTGTCGGAGCTGCATTCCACCGTCGATTTCGATTACGCCGCCTACACGGCCGAAAACCTCGCCCGCTTCGAGGCGGCCTACACGAGCTTCAAGACCATGGAGACCCAATGA